One window of the Prinia subflava isolate CZ2003 ecotype Zambia chromosome 1, Cam_Psub_1.2, whole genome shotgun sequence genome contains the following:
- the PDCD6 gene encoding programmed cell death protein 6 isoform X1, giving the protein MAAGYQHRPNGGGGAPLPDPSFLWNVFQRVDKDRSGIISDNELQQALSNGTWTPFNPATVRSILGMFDRENKGGVNFNEFTGVWKYITDWQNVFRTYDRDNSGMIDKNELKQALTGFGYRLSDQFYDILIRKFDRQGKGHVAFDDFIQCCVVLQRLTDVFRRYDTDMDGWIQVSYEQYLSMVFSIV; this is encoded by the exons ATGGCGGCGGGGTACCAGCACCGGCCGaacggcggcggcggcgcccccCTGCCCGACCCGTCCTTCCTGTGGAACGTGTTCCAGAG agtCGATAAAGACAGGAGTGGAATAATATCTGATAATGAACTTCAGCAGGCATTATCCAATG GCACGTGGACTCCATTTAATCCAGCAACAGTCAGGTCAATTCTTG gCATGTTtgacagagaaaacaaaggaggTGTGAACTTCAATGAATTCACAGGAGTCTGGAAATACATCACAGACTGGCAGAATGTCTTTCGAACGTATGACAGAGACAATTCTGGAATGATTGACAAAAATGAACTAAAGCAAGCACTAACAGGTTTTG GTTACCGACTCTCTGATCAATTCTACGATATCCTTATTCGGAAATTTGATAGGCAAGGAAAAGGACACGTTGCTTTTGATGATTTTATTCAGTGCTGTGTTGTTCTGCAG AGGCTGACTGATGTGTTCCGACGCTACGACACGGACATGGACGGCTGGATTCAGGTGTCCTACGAGCAGTATCTCTCCATGGTCTTCAGCATCGTATGA
- the LOC134551049 gene encoding uncharacterized protein LOC134551049 isoform X2 produces MKHRVLRQGSSAQFPVRHRVLRQVKTSFTEYVNCLKDYMNDPRREEPLIGLEHVVEIRFIGRKTPRYECRLCGCKAEVGPMIEHLTGYKHRRQYITKEFPDKMRRKPTDTKICKVAFFKQIAGELEMSEGLKMYQIGGYVIPAPSPPLKKKARLEDDYKYENDPVRKQKALEFLETFHITSDSEATLVVHITQELTEALKAFCEKKAADNYTNSSGPMVSVPQDEFPEWKSVPEHYGPDGEYKGSSDQNQGFLSQYEECSEDASFAPAHSDSYQADGGSSSCHLRSDNFAVMPPLREFPAVAPYSPVSGISEWLGQLRSSMLCGNSAAVASSYEASLVKEYSAEYISSDVQGSELLDNRLSFGWENTKWSNQQICTKATHVSDRELPYPDSSASYPSTGRYATNYPPQNYSSYKNNESVNSGTSSANSAVSGRGGSRWHQDTRWNNNSSWKQESRCQGFRYQQSGYQTDWSSYQDSFSGSGSYQDHQQFRSSEGMFDGVNVGLAPDAVNRLLGKDVPTMTSMLKELAPYYPGLQKINTQTFVNVLIETREKD; encoded by the exons GTTTAGAACATGTGGTTGAAATCAGATTTATAGGAAGAAAAACCCCACGTTACGAGTGCAGGCTGTGTGGGTGTAAGGCAGAGGTGGGACCTATGATAGAACATCTTACTGGGTATAAACACAGAAGACAATACATT ACTAAAGAATTTCCAGATAAAATGAGGAGAAAACCAACAGATACGAAAATATGCAAAGTTGCATTTTTCAAACAGATAGCAGGAGAGCTAGAGATGAGTGAAGGATTAAAAATGTATCAG atTGGAGGTTATGTAATACCGGCTCCCTCAC cCCCATTGAAGAAGAAAGCAAG gTTGGAAGATGATTATAAATATGAG AATGATCCTGTTCGGAAACAGAAAGCTCTGGAGTTCTTG GAGACTTTTCACATCACCTCAGACTCAGAAGCAACACTTGTTGTTCACATTACACAAGAACTCACGgaggctttgaaggccttttgtgaaaagaaagcagca GATAATTACACGAACAGTTCAGGCCCAATGGTGTCAGTACCTCAGGATGAATTTCCAGAATGGAAAAGTGTCCCAGAACACTATGGGCCAGATGGAGAATACAAAG GAAGTTCTGACCAGAATCAAGGTTTTTTGTCTCAGTATGAAGAGTGTTCTGAAGATGCTTCTTTCGCTCCTGCTCACTCAGACAGTTACCAAGCAGATGGTGGATCATCCTCCTGTCATCTGAGATCTGACAACTTTGCAGTGATGCCTCCACTCAGGGAGTTTCCTGCTGTTGCCCCTTACAGTCCTGTCAGTGGTATCAGCGAATGGCTGGGACAGCTCAGAAGCTCCATGCTGTGCGGGAATTCGGCTGCTGTGGCCTCTTCATACGAGGCCAGCCTAGTGAAGGAGTACTCAGCAGAATACATATCCAGTGATGTGCAAGGAAGTGAGCTTCTTGATAACAGACTCTCATTTGGCTGGGAAAATACAAAATGGAGCAATCAACAAATTTGTACAAAAGCAACGCATGTAAGTGACCGAGAATTACCATATCCCGATTCTTCTGCGTCATATCCTTCAACTGGAAGATATGCTACAAACTATCCTCCACAAAACTATTCCTCTTACAAGAACAACGAGTCTGTGAATTCTGGTACATCTTCTGCAAATTCTGCTGTTTCAGGTAGAGGTGGCTCCAGGTGGCACCAGGACACTAGGTGGAACAACAACTCTAGCTGGAAGCAGGAATCTAGGTGTCAAGGATTCAGGTATCAGCAATCAGGCTACCAGACAGACTGGAGTTCATATCAGGACTCGTTTTCTGGCAGTGGTTCGTACCAAGATCACCAGCAGTTCAGAAGCTCAGAAGGGATGTTTGATGGAGTCAATGTTGGTCTTGCTCCCGATGCTGTGAACAGACTATTAGGAAAGGATGTACCTACCATGACCAGTATGCTCAAAGAGTTGGCTCCATATTATCCAGGACTTCAAA AAATAAATACTCAGACATTCGTCAATGTGCTAATAGAAACTAGAGAGAAAGATTAA
- the PDCD6 gene encoding programmed cell death protein 6 isoform X2, translating into MAAGYQHRPNGGGGAPLPDPSFLWNVFQRVDKDRSGIISDNELQQALSNGTWTPFNPATVRSILGMFDRENKGGVNFNEFTGVWKYITDWQNVFRTYDRDNSGMIDKNELKQALTGYRLSDQFYDILIRKFDRQGKGHVAFDDFIQCCVVLQRLTDVFRRYDTDMDGWIQVSYEQYLSMVFSIV; encoded by the exons ATGGCGGCGGGGTACCAGCACCGGCCGaacggcggcggcggcgcccccCTGCCCGACCCGTCCTTCCTGTGGAACGTGTTCCAGAG agtCGATAAAGACAGGAGTGGAATAATATCTGATAATGAACTTCAGCAGGCATTATCCAATG GCACGTGGACTCCATTTAATCCAGCAACAGTCAGGTCAATTCTTG gCATGTTtgacagagaaaacaaaggaggTGTGAACTTCAATGAATTCACAGGAGTCTGGAAATACATCACAGACTGGCAGAATGTCTTTCGAACGTATGACAGAGACAATTCTGGAATGATTGACAAAAATGAACTAAAGCAAGCACTAACAG GTTACCGACTCTCTGATCAATTCTACGATATCCTTATTCGGAAATTTGATAGGCAAGGAAAAGGACACGTTGCTTTTGATGATTTTATTCAGTGCTGTGTTGTTCTGCAG AGGCTGACTGATGTGTTCCGACGCTACGACACGGACATGGACGGCTGGATTCAGGTGTCCTACGAGCAGTATCTCTCCATGGTCTTCAGCATCGTATGA